A single genomic interval of Deltaproteobacteria bacterium harbors:
- the thpR gene encoding RNA 2',3'-cyclic phosphodiesterase — protein sequence MKPLERVRAFVAVNLPAEAVTRVAELQRQLKPKAAGLGLRLGWISPANLHVTLKFLGEIPREVVPAISAALERCVAGIEPLPVTVQGVGAFPSPARPRVIWVGVQSPGGALEKLAARVEHALGELGFSPEARPFHAHLTIGRVREGGGDLTAGAPEAPVDQCALSELVLYQSVLSSRDAEYTPLFRLPLPQPPRAARERAERRAEESSRDGEEGSEDARDDDT from the coding sequence ATGAAGCCTCTCGAGCGGGTGCGTGCCTTCGTGGCGGTGAACCTTCCCGCGGAAGCGGTGACCCGAGTGGCGGAGCTGCAGAGGCAGCTCAAGCCCAAGGCGGCGGGGCTCGGCCTGCGCCTCGGCTGGATCTCTCCGGCCAACCTGCACGTGACGCTCAAGTTCCTGGGGGAGATCCCTCGCGAGGTCGTCCCCGCCATCTCCGCCGCGCTCGAGCGGTGCGTGGCCGGGATCGAACCCCTCCCGGTGACGGTGCAGGGGGTCGGTGCCTTTCCGAGCCCCGCGCGGCCGCGCGTGATCTGGGTCGGGGTGCAGAGCCCCGGAGGCGCGCTCGAGAAGCTGGCCGCCCGCGTCGAGCATGCGCTGGGGGAGCTGGGTTTCTCTCCGGAGGCCCGTCCCTTCCACGCCCACCTGACGATCGGGCGCGTGCGGGAAGGGGGGGGGGATCTCACCGCTGGTGCGCCGGAGGCGCCGGTTGACCAGTGCGCTCTCAGCGAGCTGGTGTTATATCAGAGCGTTCTTTCGAGCCGCGACGCCGAGTACACGCCCCTCTTTCGACTCCCGCTTCCGCAGCCGCCGCGCGCCGCGCGCGAGCGAGCGGAGCGTCGAGCCGAGGAGTCCTCGCGCGACGGCGAGGAAGGCTCCGAGGACGCCCGGGACGACGACACGTAA
- a CDS encoding 1-deoxy-D-xylulose-5-phosphate synthase → MNYLHRINGPEDLQRLSVEQLPAVATELREFILEEISKIGGHLGAAMGVVELAVAVHYAFESPKDRVIWDVGHQAHAHKILTGRRDRFHTMKQEGGLSGFLKRSESPHDIFGAGHASTSISAALGIREGLRLKDNDGKVVAIIGDGALTGGMAFEALNNAGALKRDLIVVVNDNGMSISPNVGALSEWFSRKLYGGPMTRWRRRVRSFLEAFDRVGDDAIHVLEHLMDASKHVLLTPGVLFEGMGFEYIGPIDGHDTRALVETFRNARELGKPVVVHACTSKGKGCPDVDSDVERMHAVGPREASTSGKPKAPAAPSGPSYTAVFGETLCQLAETDPRVVAITAAMPQGTGLVEFAEKYPGRFYDVGIAEQHAVTFAAGLAVEGFRPVCAIYSSFLQRAFDQTVHDVCLQHLPVTFCMDRAGIVGADGPTHHGVFDISYLRMIPEMSLMAPKDEDELRHMLFTATQAHGPVAMRYPRGNGVGVPLEGPPKLLPWGKGEVLLDRGTDLLIIAAGTMTHVALEAAAELAKEQVGCTVINARFLKPLDEELLVKRIGRAKAVITIEENALAGGFGSAVLELCADHGLRPALQRLGIPDRWVEHGKPERLLASCGLSVDGVLQAYRRLTAGKRVVALADATN, encoded by the coding sequence ATGAACTACCTGCACAGAATTAACGGACCGGAGGACCTTCAGCGTCTCTCGGTGGAACAGCTCCCGGCGGTCGCCACGGAGCTCCGGGAGTTCATTCTGGAGGAGATCTCGAAGATCGGCGGACACCTCGGCGCCGCTATGGGCGTGGTGGAGCTGGCCGTAGCCGTGCACTACGCCTTCGAGTCACCGAAGGACCGCGTGATCTGGGACGTGGGCCACCAGGCGCACGCCCACAAGATCCTGACGGGACGGCGCGACCGCTTCCACACCATGAAGCAGGAGGGGGGCCTCTCGGGCTTTCTCAAGCGCTCCGAGAGCCCGCACGACATCTTCGGCGCCGGGCACGCCTCGACCTCGATCTCGGCGGCCCTCGGCATTCGCGAGGGCCTGCGGCTGAAGGACAACGACGGGAAGGTCGTGGCGATCATCGGCGACGGGGCGCTGACCGGGGGCATGGCCTTCGAGGCGCTGAACAACGCCGGCGCGCTGAAACGCGATCTGATCGTGGTGGTCAACGACAACGGCATGTCCATCAGCCCGAACGTGGGCGCGCTCTCCGAGTGGTTCAGCCGCAAGCTCTACGGCGGGCCGATGACGCGCTGGCGTCGGCGGGTGCGCTCCTTCCTGGAGGCCTTCGACCGCGTGGGCGATGACGCGATCCACGTGCTCGAGCACCTGATGGACGCGAGCAAGCACGTGCTCCTCACGCCCGGCGTACTCTTCGAGGGGATGGGCTTCGAGTACATCGGGCCGATCGACGGGCACGACACGCGCGCGCTGGTCGAGACCTTCCGGAACGCGCGGGAGCTCGGCAAGCCGGTCGTGGTCCACGCCTGCACGAGCAAGGGGAAGGGCTGTCCCGACGTGGACAGCGACGTGGAGCGCATGCACGCCGTCGGCCCGCGCGAGGCGTCTACCTCGGGCAAGCCCAAGGCCCCCGCAGCTCCGTCGGGGCCGAGCTACACGGCCGTCTTCGGTGAGACGCTCTGCCAGCTCGCCGAGACCGACCCCCGGGTGGTGGCCATCACCGCCGCCATGCCGCAGGGGACGGGTCTCGTGGAGTTCGCGGAGAAGTACCCGGGGCGCTTCTACGACGTGGGAATCGCCGAGCAGCACGCCGTGACCTTCGCGGCGGGCCTCGCCGTCGAGGGCTTCCGCCCCGTCTGCGCGATCTACTCGTCCTTCCTGCAGCGCGCCTTCGACCAAACGGTGCATGACGTCTGCCTGCAGCACCTGCCGGTGACCTTCTGCATGGACCGCGCGGGGATCGTCGGCGCCGACGGTCCGACCCACCACGGGGTCTTCGACATCTCCTACCTGCGCATGATCCCGGAGATGTCCCTCATGGCGCCGAAGGACGAGGACGAGCTCCGGCACATGCTCTTCACCGCGACCCAGGCGCACGGCCCGGTGGCGATGCGCTACCCGCGCGGGAACGGCGTCGGCGTGCCGCTCGAAGGGCCCCCGAAGCTCCTCCCGTGGGGCAAGGGAGAGGTGCTGCTCGACCGCGGCACCGACCTTCTGATCATCGCGGCAGGGACGATGACCCACGTGGCCCTCGAGGCAGCTGCAGAGCTCGCGAAGGAGCAGGTCGGCTGCACGGTAATCAACGCGCGCTTCCTCAAGCCGCTCGACGAGGAGCTGCTCGTGAAGCGCATCGGCCGCGCCAAGGCGGTCATCACCATCGAGGAGAACGCGCTCGCCGGCGGCTTCGGCTCGGCGGTGCTCGAACTCTGCGCCGACCACGGTCTGAGGCCCGCGCTCCAGCGTCTCGGCATCCCCGACCGCTGGGTCGAGCACGGCAAGCCGGAGCGGCTGCTCGCGAGCTGCGGCCTGAGCGTGGACGGCGTCCTTCAGGCCTATCGGCGCCTCACCGCCGGCAAGCGGGTCGTCGCCCTCGCGGACGCGACCAACTAG
- a CDS encoding Stp1/IreP family PP2C-type Ser/Thr phosphatase, which translates to MRIRYAAKTDVGMKRTHNEDYFSLMEDEQLFIVADGMGGHSSGEVASRLAAETVSEFYQRTKDEDATWPYKMDRNLSYIENRLVCGIKLANYKIYEAASKDIRFKGMGTTIVTALLGGDKIYVAHVGDSRCYRIRGGAIQQVTRDHSLLEDYKDAKPDMTEEEERNFPHKNVITRALGMRDTVQVDIRTEEVADGDLFLLCSDGLSGMVPDEVLLQVVTANPDMERAVAELVDQANRAGGTDNITTLILQCANAAAEKK; encoded by the coding sequence ATGCGGATTCGATACGCTGCCAAGACCGACGTTGGGATGAAGCGGACTCACAACGAGGACTACTTCAGCCTAATGGAGGACGAGCAGCTCTTCATCGTCGCCGACGGCATGGGGGGTCATAGCTCGGGCGAGGTCGCGAGCCGCTTGGCCGCCGAAACGGTCAGCGAGTTCTATCAACGGACCAAGGACGAAGACGCGACCTGGCCGTACAAGATGGACCGCAACCTGAGCTACATCGAGAACCGGCTCGTCTGCGGCATCAAGCTCGCCAACTACAAGATCTACGAGGCCGCCTCCAAGGACATCCGCTTCAAAGGGATGGGGACGACCATCGTCACGGCGCTCCTCGGCGGGGACAAGATCTACGTCGCGCACGTGGGAGACAGCCGCTGCTACCGCATTCGCGGCGGAGCGATCCAGCAGGTCACGCGCGACCACTCGCTCCTCGAGGACTACAAGGACGCCAAGCCCGACATGACCGAGGAGGAAGAGCGCAACTTCCCCCACAAGAACGTCATCACGCGGGCCCTCGGCATGCGCGACACCGTCCAGGTGGACATTCGCACCGAGGAGGTAGCGGACGGGGACCTCTTCCTCCTCTGCTCGGACGGACTGTCCGGCATGGTCCCCGACGAGGTGCTGCTGCAGGTGGTGACGGCGAACCCGGACATGGAGCGCGCGGTGGCGGAGCTCGTGGACCAGGCGAACCGGGCCGGCGGCACCGACAACATCACCACGCTGATCCTGCAGTGTGCGAACGCGGCGGCGGAGAAGAAGTAG
- a CDS encoding competence/damage-inducible protein A, whose translation MSGGGKCQPTLRLHSVEKGPCLDTSSGGSLRCAHFKSGAPIVQPTAEILTIGDELLRGDLVDTNSGWLATRLGQLGLPVTRITSVGDDLPALVAALEEAAGRARVLLVSGGLGPTDDDRTSAAVAQAAGVPLELDAAALETIRARFAAVNLAFTPNNEKQAYIPRGARLLPNARGTAPGFSVRVGACDVCCVPGVPSEMRGMFDAEIAPALERELGLAPVRVRTLRTFGLSESKVDHELRDLLSGAAAPGVQASVHYRAQFPETHVILVVRSDAGSSAGAADAALGALEAEVRRRLGANVYGADRETFSEAVVAALKGAGARVALAESCTGGLAADLLTRASGASEVFELGLVTYANAFKTSLLGVPEAVLATHGAVSQPCVEAMAAGVRERAGATLGLAISGIAGPTGGTPDKPVGTVHFALASAAGVRHLERQFRYGERDRIKLLAAYVGLWLVYRAARGELTEPGDLLQGRWTKETSR comes from the coding sequence ATGTCAGGTGGCGGGAAGTGTCAACCAACCTTGCGTCTACATTCCGTGGAAAAGGGGCCCTGCCTTGACACCTCTTCTGGCGGATCCCTAAGATGCGCGCACTTTAAGAGCGGGGCCCCCATCGTGCAGCCGACAGCGGAGATCCTCACCATCGGCGACGAGTTGCTGCGGGGGGACCTCGTCGATACCAATTCGGGCTGGCTCGCTACGCGCCTCGGGCAGCTCGGGCTACCGGTAACCCGCATTACCTCGGTGGGGGACGACCTTCCGGCGCTGGTGGCGGCGCTCGAGGAGGCGGCAGGTCGGGCACGGGTGCTGCTCGTGAGCGGTGGCCTCGGGCCGACGGATGACGACCGCACCTCGGCGGCGGTGGCGCAGGCGGCCGGCGTGCCTCTCGAGCTGGATGCCGCGGCCCTCGAGACGATTCGGGCGCGCTTCGCCGCCGTGAACCTGGCCTTCACCCCGAACAACGAGAAGCAGGCCTACATCCCGCGCGGCGCCCGGCTGCTCCCGAACGCGCGGGGCACCGCTCCGGGCTTCTCCGTGCGTGTCGGCGCGTGCGACGTCTGCTGCGTGCCGGGAGTGCCCTCGGAGATGCGGGGCATGTTCGACGCGGAGATCGCCCCCGCGCTCGAGCGTGAGCTCGGCCTCGCCCCGGTGCGCGTGCGGACCCTGCGTACCTTCGGCCTCTCCGAGTCGAAGGTGGACCACGAGCTGCGTGACCTGCTCTCGGGCGCGGCCGCGCCGGGTGTTCAGGCCTCGGTGCACTACCGGGCGCAGTTCCCCGAGACCCACGTGATCCTGGTGGTCCGGTCCGACGCGGGGAGCTCGGCGGGAGCCGCCGACGCGGCGCTCGGGGCGCTCGAGGCGGAGGTGCGGCGCCGGCTGGGGGCGAACGTCTATGGAGCCGACCGCGAGACCTTCAGCGAGGCCGTCGTGGCGGCGCTGAAGGGGGCGGGGGCGCGCGTGGCGCTCGCGGAATCCTGCACGGGCGGGCTCGCAGCCGACCTGCTCACGCGGGCCTCGGGGGCGAGCGAGGTCTTCGAGCTCGGCCTCGTGACGTATGCGAACGCCTTCAAGACGTCGCTGCTCGGGGTCCCCGAGGCGGTGCTCGCCACGCACGGCGCGGTGAGCCAGCCCTGCGTAGAGGCCATGGCGGCGGGCGTGCGCGAGCGAGCAGGGGCGACCCTCGGTCTCGCCATCTCGGGGATCGCCGGTCCGACGGGGGGCACCCCCGACAAGCCGGTAGGCACGGTGCACTTCGCGCTGGCCAGCGCCGCCGGCGTGCGGCACCTCGAACGGCAGTTTCGCTACGGGGAACGGGATCGCATCAAGCTCCTCGCGGCGTACGTGGGGCTCTGGCTGGTCTATCGGGCCGCGCGTGGGGAGCTCACCGAGCCGGGCGACCTGCTCCAGGGGCGCTGGACCAAGGAGACGTCGCGATGA
- a CDS encoding ankyrin repeat domain-containing protein, which translates to MRRAVPVACLGWAVGLAWATPAEGAKPLPGAFPLHEAAAAGDLTKVRALVDSGTKVDAPGDDAITALLVSATRGHAPVARYLLGKGASVKALTHHRLNLAHAAAHGGLVWLTERALAAGLGLESTDRSGHTPLHHAVLGGHVATVEFLLARGAALEARNAQGYTPLVNALDRAHGPAALHLLRKGANVHADAGGHWTPLAFAILRKLPALAEELLRRGARVDGVLGGEPDYKGFTPLELALHKGLATVARQLIARGAKVTTRTAGQYYPGWTALHFAAASGDVSLCRLLRQKGADPTAKTDKDQTVAEVASTKAVGRACGGK; encoded by the coding sequence ATGAGACGCGCAGTACCCGTGGCCTGTCTCGGCTGGGCGGTGGGCCTCGCCTGGGCGACGCCCGCGGAGGGAGCCAAGCCCCTCCCCGGCGCCTTTCCGCTCCACGAAGCGGCGGCGGCCGGAGACCTGACCAAGGTGCGCGCCCTGGTCGACAGCGGCACGAAGGTGGACGCCCCCGGCGACGACGCGATCACGGCGCTCCTCGTCTCGGCGACCAGAGGACACGCCCCGGTTGCCCGCTACCTGCTGGGGAAGGGCGCGAGCGTGAAGGCACTGACGCACCACCGCCTGAACCTGGCCCACGCCGCGGCACACGGGGGCCTGGTCTGGCTGACCGAACGCGCTCTGGCGGCGGGCCTCGGCCTGGAGAGCACGGACCGCTCGGGACACACGCCGCTGCACCACGCGGTCCTCGGGGGCCACGTCGCGACGGTGGAGTTCCTGCTCGCTAGGGGCGCCGCCCTCGAGGCGCGCAACGCCCAGGGCTACACCCCGCTCGTGAACGCGCTCGACCGCGCGCACGGCCCCGCAGCGCTGCACTTGCTGAGAAAGGGTGCGAACGTGCACGCCGACGCAGGTGGCCACTGGACGCCGCTCGCCTTCGCGATCCTGCGCAAGCTGCCCGCGCTGGCCGAGGAACTGCTCCGGCGCGGAGCCCGCGTCGACGGGGTTCTCGGCGGCGAGCCCGACTACAAGGGCTTCACCCCGCTCGAACTGGCGCTCCACAAGGGCCTCGCGACAGTCGCACGACAGCTCATCGCCAGGGGGGCGAAGGTCACCACGCGCACCGCCGGGCAGTACTACCCCGGCTGGACCGCGCTCCACTTCGCCGCGGCCTCCGGCGACGTGTCGCTCTGCCGTCTCCTGCGTCAGAAGGGTGCGGACCCGACGGCCAAGACCGACAAGGATCAGACGGTGGCCGAGGTGGCCTCGACGAAGGCGGTGGGTCGCGCGTGTGGCGGTAAGTAA
- a CDS encoding polyprenyl synthetase family protein: MKFDLDQYLTQVRHALDQAMRSHLPEVETADPLSLRRAMGKAVLAGGKRLRPCLTVAACEAVGGSAEEAYGAGCAVELVHCYSLVHDDLPAMDDDDMRRGQPTCHKEFGETAAILVGDALLTLAFEVLAAEGIKRPARGSALLRAAHELARAAGARGMVGGQAMDMTLKGTEPSFKLLELCHAGKTAALFSAAAVVGGLAGGGSDQHVEALRGYGFDLGMAFQHADDLRDAEFTHHREQAHARALELAHRAARTAGQFGNGGAPLAALAELVHQRARESMTHELPAQN; this comes from the coding sequence ATGAAGTTCGACCTCGATCAGTATCTGACGCAGGTGCGACACGCCCTGGATCAGGCCATGCGCTCGCACCTGCCCGAGGTGGAGACGGCCGACCCTCTCAGCCTGCGCCGCGCGATGGGCAAGGCGGTACTCGCGGGGGGCAAGCGTCTCCGGCCGTGCCTGACCGTGGCTGCCTGCGAGGCCGTGGGAGGGAGCGCCGAGGAGGCTTACGGCGCGGGCTGCGCGGTGGAGCTCGTGCACTGCTACTCCCTCGTCCACGACGATCTGCCGGCCATGGACGACGACGACATGCGCCGAGGGCAGCCGACCTGCCACAAGGAGTTCGGCGAGACGGCAGCGATCCTGGTCGGCGACGCGCTGCTCACCCTGGCCTTCGAGGTGCTGGCCGCCGAGGGGATCAAGCGGCCCGCGCGAGGTTCGGCGCTCTTGCGCGCGGCCCACGAGCTGGCGCGCGCCGCCGGAGCCCGCGGGATGGTCGGCGGGCAGGCCATGGACATGACGCTGAAAGGAACCGAGCCGAGCTTCAAGTTGCTCGAGCTCTGCCACGCGGGAAAGACGGCCGCCCTCTTTTCGGCGGCTGCGGTCGTAGGAGGATTGGCGGGGGGTGGATCGGACCAGCACGTGGAGGCGCTGCGCGGCTACGGCTTCGACCTGGGGATGGCCTTCCAGCACGCGGATGACCTGCGCGATGCGGAATTCACCCACCATCGGGAGCAAGCCCACGCGCGCGCCCTCGAGCTGGCCCACCGGGCGGCCCGGACGGCCGGGCAGTTCGGAAACGGAGGAGCGCCGCTGGCCGCCCTGGCGGAGCTCGTCCATCAACGTGCAAGAGAGTCGATGACCCATGAACTACCTGCACAGAATTAA
- the xseB gene encoding exodeoxyribonuclease VII small subunit, giving the protein MEPTTRTGGAEGGGQAGPERFDQLLADLKTIVEKLERADLPLEDALLAFEKGVELSRRGQAILDAAERRVETLLKDGRTEALEPARREPGMGETR; this is encoded by the coding sequence ATGGAGCCGACGACGCGAACCGGAGGCGCGGAGGGGGGTGGGCAGGCGGGGCCGGAGCGGTTCGACCAGCTCCTCGCCGACCTCAAGACCATCGTGGAGAAGCTGGAGCGCGCGGACCTTCCGCTGGAGGACGCCTTGCTCGCCTTCGAAAAGGGTGTAGAGCTCTCTCGACGAGGCCAAGCCATTCTGGACGCGGCCGAACGGCGCGTGGAGACCCTGCTCAAGGACGGCCGCACCGAAGCCCTCGAACCGGCGAGGCGCGAGCCCGGCATGGGAGAAACCCGATGA
- the recA gene encoding recombinase RecA: protein MAMETVTRDKTIELTLASIEKQFGKGAIMRLGDADRLVKELEVISTGSLALDIALGTGGLARGRIIEVFGPESSGKTTLALQVIGQAQQLGGVCAFIDAEHALDVGYAKKLGVKIEDLLVSQPDCGEQALEIAEMLVRSGAVSVIVVDSVAALTPKAELEGEMGDSHMGLQARLMSQALRKLTATISKSETLVIFINQIRMKIGVMFGSPETTTGGNALKFYSTVRIDIRRVGAIKQGEEVVGSRTRVKIVKNKLAAPFKQVEFDIMYGEGISYEGDLVDLGTQHEVVDKSGAWFAFKGERIGQGRENAKQFLKDHPETAEAIRKEVLKKVGLIKEADAAPAASAAVEAAPGNGDKAKAKEARAATPISAAPTAAKAKA from the coding sequence ATGGCCATGGAGACCGTGACCCGAGACAAGACCATCGAGCTCACCCTCGCCTCGATCGAGAAGCAGTTCGGCAAGGGCGCGATCATGCGGCTCGGGGACGCCGACCGCCTGGTGAAGGAGCTGGAGGTGATTTCGACGGGCTCCCTGGCCCTGGACATCGCGCTCGGCACCGGCGGACTGGCGCGGGGCCGGATCATCGAGGTCTTCGGGCCGGAGTCGTCGGGGAAGACGACCCTTGCGCTGCAGGTCATCGGACAGGCGCAGCAGCTCGGCGGAGTTTGCGCCTTCATCGACGCCGAGCACGCGCTCGATGTGGGCTACGCGAAGAAGCTCGGCGTGAAGATCGAGGACCTGCTGGTCTCGCAGCCGGATTGCGGTGAGCAGGCGCTCGAGATCGCCGAGATGCTGGTGCGCTCGGGGGCGGTGAGCGTGATCGTGGTGGACTCGGTCGCGGCGCTCACGCCGAAGGCCGAGCTCGAGGGGGAGATGGGCGACTCGCACATGGGGCTGCAGGCGCGGCTCATGAGCCAGGCGCTCCGCAAGCTCACGGCGACGATCTCGAAGAGCGAGACGCTGGTCATCTTCATCAACCAGATCCGCATGAAGATCGGCGTGATGTTCGGTAGCCCCGAGACCACTACCGGCGGGAACGCGCTCAAGTTCTACTCCACGGTGCGCATCGACATCCGGCGCGTGGGGGCGATCAAGCAGGGCGAGGAGGTCGTGGGCAGCCGCACGCGCGTCAAGATCGTGAAGAACAAGCTGGCCGCGCCCTTCAAGCAGGTCGAGTTCGACATCATGTACGGCGAGGGGATCAGCTACGAAGGGGACCTCGTGGATCTCGGAACGCAGCACGAGGTGGTGGACAAGAGCGGCGCCTGGTTCGCGTTCAAGGGCGAGCGTATCGGTCAGGGACGCGAGAACGCGAAGCAGTTCCTGAAGGACCATCCGGAGACGGCCGAGGCGATCCGCAAGGAGGTGCTGAAGAAGGTCGGCCTGATCAAGGAGGCCGACGCGGCGCCGGCGGCGAGCGCGGCGGTCGAGGCCGCGCCGGGCAACGGAGACAAGGCCAAGGCCAAGGAGGCCAGGGCGGCGACGCCGATCAGCGCTGCTCCGACGGCGGCGAAGGCCAAGGCCTAG
- a CDS encoding PilZ domain-containing protein — MTTMYPSSGPERRHAQRLNAEMELLLRLPDGHLADDQPSDTIGRVVELSFRGAFVHTPRLLDPGTAVELTIQLPSSGELVSIGAEVVWAGEHPDKGVGMGLVWYADAA; from the coding sequence GTGACGACGATGTACCCCAGCAGCGGACCCGAGCGACGCCACGCGCAGCGCCTGAACGCCGAGATGGAGCTGCTCCTGCGCCTGCCCGACGGGCACCTCGCGGACGACCAGCCGTCGGACACCATCGGGCGCGTCGTGGAGCTCAGCTTCCGCGGCGCGTTCGTGCACACCCCGCGGCTGCTCGACCCGGGCACGGCGGTCGAGTTGACGATCCAGCTCCCCTCGAGCGGAGAGCTCGTCTCGATCGGCGCCGAGGTCGTCTGGGCGGGCGAGCACCCCGACAAGGGGGTGGGAATGGGCCTGGTCTGGTACGCCGACGCGGCCTGA
- a CDS encoding HAMP domain-containing protein yields the protein MAKSVGLRAQLLGGLAVILLVATLSVGAITGWATRQQALAARLEQARVLGRGLGAAAAPLLDAGPSGAAALRRWATALAPTPAIRSVLVLDRGRRVRAVVGERLGAAGSDALVRRALLTEQEQVQELEGAEPVVEVVTPLLGARGAIGVLRLVVPLGAEGPSWPTLFWILMAVDSAVLMLFVGLVLSRYVARPVERLQRAAERVARGDLEVRLEEKGAYELTSLAASFNSMTGALRGQLARLEEQRQHLIRSEKLASIGRLAAGVAHEVGNPLQSIVGFTELLLARRELPEEQRDALGRIQAEAQRIHEIVRELLDYSRPVEEAVERTSLGAVVEQALALVGPQQRFRQVTVERVGLENLPFAAASASRLVQVLVNLLLNAADALDGRGRVRLEARLVGGGSIELRVSNDGPPIPPADRGRIFDPFFTTKSPGQGTGLGLAVSQSIVESFGGRLVLADEPDGETTFVMSLLVWVEER from the coding sequence ATGGCGAAGAGCGTGGGCCTGAGAGCGCAGCTCCTGGGAGGGCTGGCCGTGATTCTGCTCGTCGCCACGCTGTCGGTGGGGGCCATCACGGGGTGGGCCACCCGGCAGCAGGCCCTCGCGGCGCGCCTCGAGCAGGCGCGCGTCCTCGGGCGGGGGTTAGGGGCTGCGGCCGCTCCTCTGCTTGATGCGGGCCCGTCCGGTGCGGCGGCGCTTCGGCGGTGGGCCACGGCGCTCGCCCCGACGCCCGCCATCCGCTCCGTGCTGGTCCTCGATCGGGGGCGGCGCGTCCGGGCGGTGGTCGGCGAGCGGCTCGGTGCCGCGGGGAGCGACGCCCTCGTGCGACGCGCGCTGCTCACCGAGCAGGAGCAGGTGCAGGAGCTCGAAGGAGCGGAGCCGGTCGTCGAGGTCGTGACGCCGCTGCTCGGGGCGCGCGGCGCGATCGGGGTGCTGCGGCTGGTGGTCCCGCTCGGCGCCGAGGGTCCGAGCTGGCCCACGCTCTTCTGGATTCTCATGGCCGTGGACAGCGCCGTGCTGATGCTCTTCGTGGGGCTGGTCCTGAGCCGGTACGTGGCGCGACCCGTGGAGCGCTTGCAGCGGGCCGCGGAGCGGGTGGCGCGAGGCGACCTGGAGGTGCGTCTCGAGGAGAAGGGCGCGTACGAGCTGACGTCCCTCGCGGCGTCCTTCAACAGCATGACGGGGGCGCTGCGGGGGCAGCTCGCGCGGCTCGAGGAGCAACGGCAGCACCTCATCCGGTCGGAGAAGCTCGCCTCGATCGGGCGCCTGGCGGCCGGGGTGGCGCACGAGGTGGGAAACCCGCTCCAATCGATCGTGGGATTCACCGAGCTTTTGCTCGCGCGCCGCGAGCTTCCCGAGGAGCAGCGGGACGCGCTCGGTCGCATCCAGGCCGAGGCGCAGCGCATCCACGAGATCGTGCGCGAGCTGCTCGACTACTCGCGGCCGGTAGAGGAGGCCGTCGAACGGACCAGCCTCGGGGCGGTGGTGGAGCAGGCCCTCGCGCTCGTCGGGCCGCAGCAGCGCTTCAGGCAGGTGACCGTCGAGCGCGTGGGTCTCGAGAACCTGCCCTTCGCGGCGGCGAGCGCGTCACGGCTGGTGCAGGTGCTCGTGAACCTGCTGCTGAACGCGGCGGACGCCCTGGATGGGCGCGGGCGCGTGCGCCTCGAGGCGCGCCTCGTAGGGGGAGGGTCCATCGAGCTGCGCGTGAGCAACGACGGCCCGCCGATCCCGCCTGCGGATCGCGGCCGCATCTTCGACCCGTTCTTCACCACCAAGTCCCCCGGCCAGGGCACCGGCCTCGGGCTCGCCGTCTCGCAATCGATCGTCGAGTCCTTCGGCGGTCGGCTCGTGCTGGCCGACGAGCCCGACGGAGAGACGACCTTCGTGATGTCGTTGCTGGTGTGGGTCGAGGAGCGGTAG